One genomic region from Quercus robur chromosome 4, dhQueRobu3.1, whole genome shotgun sequence encodes:
- the LOC126722429 gene encoding uncharacterized protein LOC126722429: MTLNPKGIFSVKSVSRVFSSHINTQDSSTVAWKKLWNLKAPETIKMFLWRLGVNALPTRENLLKRVDIHDPTCLLCQGCIESPCHLFLRCPIAKALWFSACWGFRAKDVRADSPEDIVNLVIKPPDALCRVADQWKVSLVMALTLDEIWMMRNTELHLKSKVDLRASTQLIQRRFREYVAVCSASLTSSAHISPHHWTPLLLAGLKLT; this comes from the coding sequence ATGACATTAAATCCGAAGGGCATTTTCTCTGTCAAATCTGTTAGTCGTGTATTTTCTTCCCATATCAACACTCAAGACTCTTCCACTGTAGCTTGGAAAAAGCTTTGGAATCTAAAAGCGCCTGAAACAATTAAAATGTTCCTTTGGAGATTAGGGGTCAACGCCCTTCCAACCAGAGAAAACCTTTTAAAAAGGGTGGATATTCATGATCCAACTTGCCTCCTTTGTCAGGGATGTATCGAGTCACCTTGTCATCTGTTTCTTAGATGTCCAATTGCTAAAGCTTTATGGTTCTCAGCTTGTTGGGGTTTCAGAGCAAAAGATGTAAGGGCTGATTCACCTGAGGACATAGTCAATCTAGTTATCAAGCCCCCAGATGCTCTTTGTCGAGTAGCAGACCAATGGAAAGTTTCACTAGTCATGGCCCTTACTTTAGACGAGATATGGATGATGAGAAACACTGAGCTCCATCTTAAAAGCAAAGTGGACTTGCGTGCCTCCACTCAGCTCATTCAAAGAAGATTCAGGGAGTATGTGGCTGTCTGCTCAGCTTCCTTAACTTCCTCTGCCCATATCAGTCCACATCACTGGACCCCCCTCCTCCTGGCTGGATTAAAGTTAACGTAG
- the LOC126722430 gene encoding uncharacterized protein LOC126722430 produces MDFERMILIVVLCLGLTSIYQVNGTRIISKEEELELERELKLINKPPVKSIQTEFGHIVDCIDINKQLAFDHPLLKDHKIQERPHFSKRTTKNVGLSRNRPSMIGLLQDACPSGTVPIRRTTKADLIAIRSMSNNIYPQTTKVANIHRAVIEMRTAKYQSYLGVTGNINVYNPDVKEGSSYAVMYVMNGANENLNSITTGWMVSPGIYGTGDTYFFTYWTTDGANKTGCFNIACPGFVQVDKRVYLGSHFVNVSIPNGPQFETGLSISKAEDGNWWVTKDQINIGYFPANIFNNFVEPETVGWGGFAVNPPNGISPPMGSGIFPDDNYGHTSQFRAIQYRNSSGVLNGPRKYTYDTIIDSPNCYLIDFHGYIGTFEGYTFGFGGPGGDCGN; encoded by the exons ATGGATTTTGAAAGAATGATCTTAATTGTAGTTTTGTGTTTGGGTTTGACAAGTATCTATCAGGTGAATGGAACCCGAATTATATCCAAAGAAGAAGAACTGGAGTTAGAAAGAGAACTAAAGCTCATAAACAAACCTCCTGTTAAAAGCATTCAG ACAGAATTTGGACATATTGTTGATTGCATTGATATCAATAAACAATTGGCTTTTGACCATCCTCTGTTGAAAGATCACAAGATCCAG GAAAGacctcatttttcaaaaagaacaACAAAGAATGTAGGTCTCTCGCGAAATAGACCTTCAATGATTGGTTTACTACAAGATGCTTGTCCGTCAGGAACAGTTCCTATTCGCAGGACAACAAAAGCAGACCTCATAGCAATTAGATCAATGTCAAATAACATTTATCCTCAAACAACAAAAGTTGCCAATATTCAT CGTGCAGTTATCGAAATGCGAACCGCTAAATATCAAAGTTATCTTGGCGTTACAGGAAACATCAATGTCTATAATCCTGATGTTAAGGAGGGAAGCAGCTATGCCGTAATGTATGTCATGAACGGTGCAAACGAGAACTTGAATTCTATCACAACAGGATGGAtg GTTTCTCCAGGCATATATGGTACTGGGGATACTTATTTCTTTACATATTGGACG ACTGATGGTGCTAATAAGACAGGCTGCTTCAACATTGCCTGCCCAGGTTTTGTGCAAGTTGACAAAAGAGTTTATCTTGGATCACATTTTGTTAATGTATCCATTCCTAATGGTCCTCAATTTGAGACTGGATTATCTATTTCAAAG GCGGAAGATGGAAATTGGTGGGTAACAAAAGATCAAATTAATATTGGATATTTTCCagcaaatatatttaataattttgttgaaCCTGAAACTGTTGGTTGGGGAGGGTTCGCTGTTAATCCCCCAAATGGAATTAGCCCACCCATGGGATCCGGAATATTTCCAGATGACAATTATGGACATACAAGTCAATTTAGAGCGATCCAGTATAGAAATAGTTCCGGAGTGCTAAATGGACCTCGTAAATATACTTACGATACAATCATTGACAGCCCTAACTGCTATCTCATAGATTTCCATGGATATATAGGTACGTTCGAGGGATACACCTTCGGGTTTGGTGGACCTGGTGGGGATTGtggcaattaa